A single Corynebacterium stationis DNA region contains:
- the uvrA gene encoding excinuclease ABC subunit UvrA has translation MADRLVVRGAREHNLKGVDIDVPRDKMVVFTGLSGSGKSSLAFDTIFAEGQRRYVESLSSYARMFLGQMDKPDVDFIDGLSPAVSIDQKSTNHNPRSTVGTITEIYDYLRLLFSRAGTPHCPKCDAIIERQTPQQIVDDVLSQEEKLKFQVLAPVVRKRKGEFVDLFEDLAAQGFVRAMVDGELIQLSDPPKLKKQIKHDINVVVDRLQVKASAKQRMTDSVETALRLADGLVTIEYVDNEELTHTYSEKAACPNGHPLTIEEYEPRAFSFNAPFGSCPACDGIGTKTEVDLDLLIPDKDAPAVDAIQPWTSSPNSKYFVKLVEGLGKALNFDPEAPLSSLSDAQRDALIYGSDEEVNVRYKNRYGRQRNWTAPFEGAVGFLERKLEQTDSEWAKDRLLQYTRLVPCPTCKGSRLRPEILAVRLAAQGFDELSIAGLTALSIEDASTFLNSLVLGHREEIIAGAVLKEIQARLRFLLDVGLNYLTLDRGTSTLSGGEAQRIRLATQIGSGLAGVLYVLDEPSIGLHQRDNHRLIQTLKRLRDIGNTLIVVEHDEDTIRESDWLIDIGPRAGEYGGEVVYQGEPKGILKAKDSLTGQYLSGAKVLGIPDTRREIDKERMLKVVGAHENNLKDIDVEIPLGVLVCITGVSGSGKSTVVNQILAKTLANKLNRARQVPGRAVRVEGVEHLDKLVQVDQSPIGRTPRSNPATYTGVFDKIRNLFAETQEAKVRGYKAGRFSFNVKGGRCEACQGDGTIKIEMNFLPDVYVPCEVCDGARYNRETLEVLYKGKNIAEVLHMPISEAAEFFEPITSIHRYLATLVDVGLGYVRLGQAATTLSGGEAQRVKLASELQKRTNGRTIYILDEPTTGLHFEDIRKLMLVIQGLVDKGNSVIIIEHNLDVIKSADWIVDMGPEGGSGGGTVVAEGTPEDVIAVEGSYTGQYLKPLLEGQN, from the coding sequence GTGGCTGATCGCTTAGTAGTCCGCGGTGCGCGTGAGCACAACCTTAAAGGAGTGGACATCGATGTCCCGCGCGACAAAATGGTCGTTTTTACCGGTCTATCGGGATCGGGTAAGTCTTCGCTGGCTTTCGACACGATCTTTGCCGAAGGACAGCGGCGATACGTTGAGTCTTTGAGCTCTTATGCCCGCATGTTTTTGGGGCAAATGGACAAACCCGATGTGGATTTCATTGACGGGTTGTCGCCGGCGGTATCCATCGACCAGAAATCCACGAACCACAACCCACGTTCGACGGTGGGCACGATTACGGAAATTTATGACTATCTGCGTCTGCTGTTCTCACGCGCGGGTACGCCGCACTGTCCGAAGTGTGACGCGATTATTGAGCGGCAGACTCCGCAGCAGATCGTTGACGATGTTTTAAGCCAGGAAGAAAAGCTCAAGTTCCAGGTACTGGCTCCCGTTGTGCGTAAGCGCAAAGGCGAGTTTGTTGATCTGTTCGAAGACTTGGCTGCCCAAGGCTTTGTGCGCGCGATGGTCGACGGCGAGCTGATTCAGCTGAGCGACCCGCCGAAGCTAAAGAAGCAGATTAAGCATGACATCAACGTTGTGGTTGACCGTCTGCAGGTTAAGGCTTCTGCAAAACAGCGCATGACTGATTCGGTGGAAACTGCGCTGCGGCTTGCCGATGGCCTTGTCACCATCGAGTACGTGGACAACGAAGAGCTGACCCATACTTATTCGGAGAAGGCAGCGTGTCCTAATGGCCACCCGTTGACCATTGAGGAATATGAACCGCGTGCGTTTTCTTTCAATGCGCCCTTTGGTTCCTGCCCGGCCTGTGACGGCATTGGTACCAAAACGGAAGTTGATTTGGACCTGCTGATTCCTGATAAGGATGCCCCGGCGGTCGATGCGATTCAGCCGTGGACTTCTTCGCCGAACTCTAAGTATTTTGTCAAGCTCGTCGAAGGACTGGGCAAAGCACTGAACTTTGACCCAGAAGCGCCGTTGAGCTCACTTAGCGATGCGCAGCGTGATGCCCTAATTTACGGTTCCGACGAGGAAGTCAACGTCCGCTATAAAAACCGCTACGGCCGCCAGCGCAACTGGACTGCGCCTTTTGAAGGTGCCGTGGGCTTTTTGGAGCGCAAGCTGGAACAAACAGATTCCGAGTGGGCAAAAGACCGGCTTTTGCAGTACACGCGCCTAGTGCCGTGTCCGACCTGTAAAGGCTCGCGTCTGCGCCCAGAGATTCTCGCCGTGCGGTTGGCAGCGCAGGGCTTTGACGAGCTTTCCATCGCCGGCCTCACGGCATTGTCGATTGAGGATGCCTCGACCTTCCTCAATTCCTTGGTTCTTGGCCACCGCGAAGAGATCATTGCTGGCGCCGTGTTGAAGGAAATCCAGGCCCGCCTGCGCTTCTTGCTGGATGTCGGTTTGAACTACCTGACTTTGGACCGCGGCACTTCGACTCTTTCCGGTGGCGAGGCACAGCGCATTCGCTTAGCGACGCAAATCGGCTCCGGTCTAGCCGGTGTCCTTTATGTGCTCGACGAGCCATCCATTGGCTTGCACCAGCGCGATAACCACCGCTTGATCCAAACGCTCAAGCGCCTGCGCGATATTGGCAACACCCTAATTGTTGTCGAGCACGATGAAGACACCATCCGCGAGTCTGACTGGCTGATCGATATCGGTCCCCGCGCGGGTGAATACGGCGGCGAGGTTGTCTACCAAGGCGAGCCCAAGGGCATTTTGAAGGCCAAGGACTCGCTGACGGGGCAGTACCTTTCCGGCGCTAAGGTCTTAGGTATCCCAGATACTCGTCGCGAGATCGACAAAGAACGCATGTTGAAGGTCGTCGGAGCGCACGAAAATAACCTGAAAGACATCGACGTGGAAATCCCACTGGGCGTTCTGGTGTGTATTACCGGTGTGTCTGGCTCGGGTAAATCCACGGTGGTCAACCAGATTCTGGCTAAGACCCTGGCGAATAAGCTTAACCGCGCCCGCCAGGTGCCGGGGCGCGCGGTGCGCGTGGAAGGCGTTGAGCACCTAGACAAACTCGTGCAGGTTGACCAGTCGCCGATTGGGCGTACCCCCCGGTCAAACCCAGCTACTTATACGGGCGTGTTCGACAAGATCCGTAACCTTTTCGCCGAAACTCAAGAGGCCAAGGTGCGTGGATACAAGGCCGGCCGGTTTAGCTTCAACGTTAAGGGCGGTCGCTGTGAAGCCTGCCAGGGCGATGGCACCATCAAGATTGAAATGAACTTCCTGCCGGATGTGTATGTTCCGTGTGAAGTCTGTGATGGCGCACGCTATAACCGTGAGACCCTTGAGGTCTTGTACAAGGGCAAAAATATTGCCGAAGTGCTGCACATGCCGATTTCGGAGGCAGCCGAGTTTTTCGAGCCGATCACGTCGATTCACCGCTACCTCGCCACGCTTGTCGATGTCGGCCTCGGCTACGTGCGCCTTGGCCAGGCAGCCACCACGCTATCCGGTGGCGAGGCCCAGCGCGTAAAGTTGGCTTCCGAGCTGCAAAAGCGAACTAATGGCCGCACCATCTACATCCTGGATGAGCCGACAACTGGTTTGCACTTTGAAGATATTCGCAAACTGATGCTAGTCATCCAAGGATTGGTAGACAAGGGCAACTCCGTCATCATCATTGAGCACAACTTGGACGTGATTAAGTCTGCTGACTGGATTGTGGACATGGGGCCAGAAGGCGGCTCCGGTGGTGGCACCGTCGTGGCCGAAGGCACACCAGAAGACGTTATTGCAGTTGAGGGCTCATACACCGGGCAGTACCTCAAGCCCTTATTGGAGGGGCAGAATTAG
- a CDS encoding MBL fold metallo-hydrolase, producing the protein MTNEITLHHISVSEMDNNCYLLAADGEGLLIDAADDAPAILAMAEKAGVKITKVLTTHRHWDHVRALEEVLAATGATHYAAFLESPALPAPVDVELQHDDTIEFGGRNHDVIILRGHTPGGAALAVNLDGIPQLFVGDSLFPGGVGKTNSEGDFVRLYKDVTERLFDIYPDEAVVWPGHGKATTLGDERPQLGTWWDRRW; encoded by the coding sequence ATGACGAACGAAATTACTCTGCATCACATCTCCGTCTCGGAGATGGACAATAATTGCTATCTGCTCGCTGCCGACGGTGAAGGCTTGCTTATCGATGCCGCCGATGACGCCCCCGCCATCCTCGCCATGGCGGAGAAAGCCGGGGTGAAAATCACGAAGGTTTTGACCACGCACCGCCACTGGGATCATGTCCGCGCGCTGGAGGAAGTTCTTGCAGCAACAGGCGCGACACACTATGCGGCTTTCCTGGAGTCGCCTGCACTGCCTGCGCCTGTCGACGTCGAGTTGCAGCACGATGACACAATCGAGTTCGGCGGCCGCAACCACGATGTGATCATCTTGCGCGGTCACACCCCCGGTGGCGCTGCACTGGCCGTCAACCTAGACGGCATCCCACAACTCTTTGTCGGCGACTCGCTTTTCCCAGGTGGCGTGGGCAAAACCAATTCTGAAGGGGACTTTGTGCGCTTGTACAAGGACGTCACCGAGCGCCTCTTTGATATCTACCCCGATGAGGCCGTGGTCTGGCCCGGCCACGGTAAGGCCACCACGCTCGGCGATGAACGCCCGCAGCTGGGCACCTGGTGGGATAGGCGTTGGTAA
- a CDS encoding DoxX family protein, with protein MLRKIARPMLASFFVWDGVDTLRNTDQHVEETENMLARLRKVLPREYASFVPNDPELVARGLAGARVGAGSLLALGKAPRTSAAVLAGTTLPALVGANAFWSADSEKEKNDGRNALITNTALLGALFITAQDLEGKPSLGWRAKKAGERTSKKVQAALPTKSETQNLTGKATDWFEDTTDRVTSYVDDHKDDWQDTGKELLHTAKSYVDEARSYVDDNKDDWQKAGKGLIANVRDTAKDYGDSARGFVNNNAGDWLDAAQDNAKTARKAVVKNASKAQDKADKALNKAEKSNGRSMKKWNKKAGKFQKEADKKIAKAIKKVGKNI; from the coding sequence ATGCTACGTAAGATCGCCCGTCCGATGCTCGCGTCCTTCTTCGTGTGGGATGGCGTGGACACGCTACGCAACACCGACCAGCACGTCGAAGAGACCGAAAACATGCTGGCTCGTCTACGCAAGGTTTTGCCTCGTGAATACGCAAGCTTCGTTCCTAATGACCCAGAGCTTGTTGCACGCGGACTCGCTGGCGCACGTGTTGGCGCAGGTTCCCTCCTGGCTCTCGGCAAGGCACCGCGTACCTCTGCTGCAGTCCTGGCTGGCACCACCCTGCCGGCGCTGGTGGGCGCTAATGCCTTCTGGTCTGCAGATTCGGAGAAGGAAAAGAATGATGGCCGCAATGCTCTGATTACTAACACTGCGTTGCTGGGTGCGCTGTTTATCACGGCCCAGGATCTCGAGGGCAAGCCATCGCTAGGCTGGCGTGCAAAGAAGGCCGGCGAGCGCACCAGCAAGAAGGTCCAGGCAGCGCTGCCAACCAAGTCTGAGACGCAAAACCTCACCGGCAAGGCCACCGACTGGTTCGAAGACACCACTGATCGCGTCACCAGCTACGTCGACGACCATAAAGATGACTGGCAGGACACCGGCAAGGAATTGCTGCACACCGCAAAGTCCTACGTGGATGAAGCTCGTTCTTATGTTGATGACAATAAGGACGATTGGCAAAAGGCCGGCAAGGGCCTTATCGCTAACGTGCGCGACACCGCCAAGGATTACGGCGACTCCGCACGCGGCTTTGTCAACAACAACGCTGGCGACTGGCTGGATGCTGCGCAGGATAACGCGAAGACTGCGCGCAAGGCAGTAGTGAAGAATGCTTCCAAGGCTCAGGATAAAGCTGATAAAGCTTTGAACAAGGCAGAAAAGTCCAACGGTCGTTCCATGAAAAAGTGGAATAAGAAAGCTGGTAAATTCCAGAAGGAAGCCGATAAGAAGATCGCTAAGGCAATTAAAAAGGTAGGCAAGAACATCTAA
- a CDS encoding HelD family protein, producing MPSVTTSSTPNPSHPKPQAIAAEQTYVDMLFDRLDKEVADANQRLNEVQADVDPANPDSDALVRRETEYHLLQDKLDRLNLAQLGLVFGRVDVNAPGDNPTAEGLDRRYIGRMGLDAREENYRTLLLDWRAPMARPFYLATTAQPEDVAVRRHIRTKGRTVTDITDEVLSRELAASYVEEDDVSITSESALHQAMDRARTSHMNSIVETIQREQDEIIRDERRGVMVVDGGPGTGKTAVALHRIAYLLYNHRERLSSTGVLILGPNSTFLDYISRVLPELGETGVVLSTISQLFPGVTATAQDSLLTREIKGSAAMVDILRAALQAYQVVPDEDVTIKVEQLYLTVTPAMVKAARTRARRSRKPHNDARGAFTEHFVQSLAEQMADKIGADPLGGKNLLSRADVDQLFDDLSDTPAVQELIDAFWPTLSPQQVLAELLGSEEAIEHAAYDYDDETRSALCRPWQFDGEEVWSVSDVALLDELAVLVGMPDVEAQQEAERAAWKEQVADAEDALDILSSSMSTDNDDDMFEAEILSAHDVIDAETLARRQQTVDHRSTAERAAADYTWAYGHVVIDEAQELTPMEWRMVFRRTPSRWMTVVGDTGQTSSPAGVDAWEDTLSEFVGERFRVHQLTVNYRTPQPIADLAYKVRRSVDENAQPTESIRDGEPVRFVSADDAEGPLDAGIFTDEGGRLNAIIDVSNVEEVKGLEFDHVTVVNPEEIINRSPLGVNDLYVALTRATQTLTIVGHWPEEFH from the coding sequence ATGCCCTCCGTGACCACGTCGTCAACACCTAACCCATCTCACCCTAAACCCCAAGCTATTGCCGCTGAGCAGACCTATGTTGACATGCTCTTTGACCGCTTGGACAAAGAAGTCGCCGATGCTAACCAGCGGCTCAATGAAGTACAAGCTGATGTCGATCCTGCCAACCCTGATTCCGATGCACTTGTGCGCCGTGAAACCGAATACCACCTACTGCAAGACAAACTAGACCGCCTGAATTTGGCGCAACTCGGTCTTGTCTTCGGCCGCGTGGATGTTAACGCACCCGGAGATAACCCCACTGCGGAAGGCTTAGACCGCCGTTACATCGGCCGTATGGGCCTAGATGCCCGCGAAGAAAATTACCGCACGCTGCTGTTAGATTGGCGCGCGCCGATGGCGCGACCGTTTTACCTCGCCACCACAGCGCAGCCGGAAGATGTTGCTGTGCGCCGCCATATCCGCACCAAGGGGCGCACGGTCACTGATATCACCGATGAGGTGCTCTCCCGCGAACTCGCTGCAAGTTACGTAGAAGAAGATGACGTCAGCATCACCAGCGAATCCGCGCTGCATCAAGCGATGGACCGCGCGCGTACCTCGCACATGAATTCCATCGTGGAAACCATCCAGCGCGAGCAAGATGAGATCATCCGGGATGAACGCCGCGGCGTCATGGTCGTCGACGGCGGCCCGGGTACGGGCAAGACGGCGGTAGCGCTGCATCGTATAGCGTATTTGCTCTACAACCACCGTGAGCGCCTGTCTTCTACCGGTGTGCTCATCCTGGGTCCGAATTCAACCTTCTTGGACTATATTTCGCGCGTCCTGCCCGAACTGGGTGAAACCGGCGTGGTGTTGTCTACGATTTCGCAGCTTTTCCCCGGTGTAACTGCTACCGCGCAGGATAGTCTGCTCACTCGGGAGATTAAGGGTTCTGCGGCGATGGTCGATATTTTACGCGCGGCGTTACAGGCCTACCAGGTCGTGCCCGATGAGGATGTCACCATCAAAGTCGAGCAACTGTACTTGACTGTGACCCCTGCGATGGTCAAGGCTGCACGTACTCGCGCGCGCCGTTCGCGCAAGCCGCATAATGATGCCCGCGGTGCTTTCACTGAGCATTTCGTGCAGTCGTTGGCGGAGCAGATGGCGGATAAAATCGGCGCTGATCCGCTCGGTGGAAAAAACCTGCTCTCGCGTGCGGATGTTGATCAGCTCTTCGACGACCTCTCCGATACCCCAGCGGTGCAAGAGCTTATCGATGCCTTCTGGCCCACCCTGTCTCCCCAACAAGTCTTAGCGGAGCTTTTGGGCTCGGAAGAAGCCATCGAGCATGCTGCTTATGACTATGACGATGAAACCCGTTCGGCGCTGTGCCGGCCGTGGCAATTTGATGGCGAGGAAGTCTGGTCAGTATCTGATGTGGCGCTCTTAGATGAGTTGGCTGTGCTGGTGGGTATGCCGGATGTTGAAGCGCAGCAGGAAGCCGAGCGCGCGGCGTGGAAAGAACAGGTCGCTGATGCTGAGGATGCCTTGGATATCTTGTCCTCGTCGATGTCGACCGATAATGACGATGACATGTTTGAGGCGGAGATTCTGTCGGCGCACGATGTCATTGACGCGGAGACCTTGGCGCGACGTCAGCAAACCGTGGACCATCGCTCGACCGCGGAGCGTGCTGCTGCGGATTACACCTGGGCTTATGGCCACGTGGTCATCGATGAGGCGCAAGAGCTCACGCCGATGGAATGGCGCATGGTCTTTCGCCGTACCCCGTCACGCTGGATGACGGTGGTTGGCGATACCGGCCAGACCAGCTCCCCTGCTGGCGTGGATGCATGGGAAGACACCTTGAGTGAATTTGTGGGCGAGCGTTTTCGCGTGCATCAGCTCACGGTCAACTACCGCACTCCCCAACCGATCGCGGATTTGGCGTATAAAGTACGCCGCAGCGTCGATGAGAATGCACAGCCCACTGAGTCCATTCGCGATGGCGAACCGGTGCGCTTTGTCAGCGCCGACGATGCCGAGGGGCCATTGGATGCCGGCATCTTCACCGACGAGGGCGGCCGGCTCAATGCGATTATTGATGTCAGCAATGTCGAAGAGGTCAAAGGCTTGGAATTCGACCACGTCACCGTGGTTAATCCGGAAGAGATCATCAACCGCAGTCCGCTGGGTGTTAATGACCTATACGTGGCGCTAACCCGTGCGACGCAAACCTTGACCATCGTTGGGCACTGGCCCGAGGAATTCCATTAG
- a CDS encoding App1 family protein encodes MALSDIMRGAEQALNKTAVKIASKRGWVPAISGYTGYGSPHSIRIYGRILAVDPNDPLPLAVGNPDDKSAQRGWRQFLTVQLTDHPFTVTVGDKHIHAHTDDNGYIDISMDNPGLEPGWHKARLSTAGAEDAVADIMIVDSERPVGIISDIDDTILVTWLPRALVAAWNSWIKKTNTRTPVDGMAAFFARLRQAHPDAPIFYLSTGAWNTYRTLKRFMRRHGFPEGPMLLTDWGPTETGLFRNGMEHKKVQLRNLIIDYPHMTWILIGDDGQHDPLIFSEVIKEHPTQIKMVAVRTLSPREHVLSHGTLAPLAEVAKNARATVPIIHGQNGHVLIEEFAAKPFGAKPFEA; translated from the coding sequence ATGGCCTTAAGCGACATCATGCGTGGTGCAGAACAAGCTCTGAATAAGACGGCGGTTAAAATCGCCTCTAAACGCGGCTGGGTGCCTGCCATAAGCGGGTATACCGGTTATGGCTCTCCGCACAGCATTCGGATCTACGGCCGTATCTTGGCCGTAGATCCGAACGATCCGTTGCCGCTTGCGGTTGGCAACCCAGACGATAAATCCGCGCAGCGTGGTTGGCGGCAATTTTTGACCGTGCAGTTAACCGATCATCCTTTCACAGTGACGGTCGGCGATAAGCACATCCACGCGCACACCGATGACAATGGCTACATCGATATCAGCATGGACAACCCCGGATTGGAACCAGGCTGGCATAAAGCGCGGTTGTCGACCGCGGGAGCTGAAGATGCCGTAGCCGATATTATGATCGTGGATTCTGAGCGCCCAGTGGGAATCATCAGCGATATTGATGACACCATCTTGGTCACGTGGCTGCCGCGCGCTTTGGTCGCAGCGTGGAATTCGTGGATTAAGAAGACCAATACGCGCACGCCCGTCGACGGCATGGCCGCTTTCTTTGCGCGGCTGCGCCAGGCACACCCGGATGCGCCGATCTTTTATTTGTCCACTGGCGCGTGGAATACCTACCGTACGCTCAAGCGCTTTATGCGCCGACACGGGTTCCCCGAAGGCCCGATGCTGCTCACGGATTGGGGTCCGACCGAGACCGGGCTTTTTCGGAACGGCATGGAGCATAAGAAGGTGCAGCTGCGGAACCTGATCATCGACTATCCGCACATGACGTGGATTTTGATTGGCGATGATGGCCAGCATGACCCGCTGATTTTCTCCGAAGTGATCAAAGAACATCCGACGCAGATCAAGATGGTGGCGGTGCGCACGCTCAGCCCGCGCGAGCATGTGTTATCGCATGGCACGCTCGCACCGCTGGCGGAAGTCGCAAAAAATGCACGTGCCACCGTGCCCATTATTCATGGGCAAAATGGTCACGTGCTGATCGAAGAATTCGCGGCTAAGCCATTTGGGGCTAAGCCCTTCGAGGCTTAG
- a CDS encoding universal stress protein yields MSEYDTIVVGTDGSKSSLLAVERAARIAAAFDARLIIGCAYYENKEEASKTLRQESVTILGDDVAAENLASGKAHAEKFGVKNIETAVRAGTPVQALMSIVNDNNADLLVVGNRGINSLTGRLLGSVPADVARQSDCDVMIVHTVN; encoded by the coding sequence ATGAGCGAATATGACACCATCGTTGTTGGTACCGACGGGTCGAAATCTTCCCTTCTTGCAGTAGAGCGCGCAGCACGTATTGCTGCGGCATTCGATGCTCGTCTTATTATCGGCTGCGCTTACTATGAAAATAAGGAAGAAGCCTCCAAGACGCTGCGCCAGGAATCCGTCACCATCTTGGGTGACGATGTGGCCGCAGAGAACCTGGCTTCGGGCAAGGCGCATGCCGAAAAGTTCGGTGTGAAAAACATCGAAACCGCAGTGCGCGCAGGCACCCCAGTCCAAGCGCTGATGTCGATTGTCAACGATAACAACGCTGACTTGCTCGTGGTTGGTAACCGTGGCATCAACTCGCTCACCGGCCGCTTGCTAGGTTCGGTTCCAGCGGATGTTGCCCGTCAGTCCGACTGCGACGTCATGATCGTGCACACCGTCAACTAA
- a CDS encoding universal stress protein, with amino-acid sequence MLNYNTIAVGTDGSQTSLRAVQAAASMARAYDAKLIIISAFYNQPGAMLGAPDSESVPVIDRTDAQNYLDNAASIAQEEGAKTIEVIGKSGEPVKAMLEVEKDYNVDMFVVGNRGMNSVRGRVFGSVATELTRKAHADVVVVNTTSERN; translated from the coding sequence ATGCTCAATTACAACACCATCGCGGTGGGCACCGATGGATCGCAGACTTCGTTGCGTGCGGTGCAAGCAGCGGCGAGTATGGCGCGAGCCTATGACGCGAAGCTGATTATTATTTCAGCCTTCTACAACCAGCCAGGCGCGATGCTGGGCGCTCCAGATTCTGAAAGCGTGCCGGTGATTGACCGCACCGATGCCCAGAATTACCTGGACAATGCAGCATCGATTGCGCAAGAAGAGGGCGCAAAAACCATCGAAGTCATTGGCAAATCTGGCGAGCCCGTCAAGGCCATGCTGGAAGTGGAAAAAGACTACAACGTGGACATGTTCGTCGTGGGCAACCGCGGCATGAACTCCGTCCGCGGCCGTGTCTTTGGTTCGGTTGCAACGGAGCTAACGCGTAAAGCACACGCTGACGTAGTCGTGGTAAACACCACCTCTGAACGCAATTAG
- the uvrB gene encoding excinuclease ABC subunit UvrB, whose protein sequence is MAFAGEHPIYSQSEHRPVGEIERTGRAFEVVSEYEPAGDQPTAIAELDRRLNDGERDVVLMGATGTGKSATAAWLIEKQQRPTLVMAPNKTLAAQLANELKQLLPNNAVEYFVSYYDYYQPEAYIAQTDTYIEKDSSINEDVERLRHSATSALLSRRDVVVVSSVSCIYGLGTPQSYLDRSVLLHIDDEVERDQLLRLLVDIQYERNDVGFTRGTFRVNGDIVDIIPAYEERAVRIEFFGDDIDALYYIHPVTGDMIEQVDELRIFPATHYVAGPERMAKAVEAIKEELAERLADLENRGKLLEAQRLRMRTEYDLEMIEQVGFCSGIENYSRHMDGRGPGTAPATLMDYFPEDFLTIIDESHVTVPQIGGMFEGDMSRKRNLVEFGFRLPSAVDNRPLTFDEFEQRVGQTVYLSATPGNYEVAAAGGEYVEQVIRPTGLVDPKVTVKPTQGQIDDLIDEVRERTKKDERVLVTTLTKRMAEDLTDYLLEHGIRVRYLHSDIDTLQRIELLRQLRLGEYDVLVGINLLREGLDLPEVSLVAILDADKEGFLRSTTSLIQTIGRAARNVSGEVIMYADKVTESMERAIDETERRREKQIAYNKEMGIDPQPLRKKIADILDQVYENEGTGDGESDPASIVDAPDVSSMAADEVQKLIDDLSQQMAAAARELKFELAGRLRDEIADLKKERRGLKEAGI, encoded by the coding sequence ATGGCTTTTGCAGGAGAACACCCGATATATTCGCAGTCTGAGCACCGCCCGGTTGGTGAAATTGAACGCACCGGGCGGGCCTTCGAGGTAGTTTCTGAATATGAACCTGCTGGTGACCAGCCCACCGCTATCGCGGAATTAGACCGCCGACTCAACGACGGCGAACGCGATGTCGTCCTTATGGGTGCCACCGGTACAGGTAAGTCAGCGACGGCGGCGTGGCTCATCGAAAAGCAGCAGCGCCCCACACTCGTCATGGCACCGAATAAGACCCTGGCGGCGCAGCTGGCCAATGAGCTGAAACAGCTGCTGCCGAATAACGCGGTGGAGTACTTCGTCTCTTACTACGACTACTACCAGCCAGAAGCGTATATCGCGCAGACTGATACCTATATCGAAAAAGACTCGTCTATCAACGAAGACGTTGAGCGTCTACGCCACTCGGCGACCTCGGCGCTGCTCTCGCGGCGCGACGTGGTGGTAGTCAGCTCCGTGTCCTGTATCTACGGCCTGGGTACTCCGCAGTCTTATCTGGACCGCTCGGTGCTGTTGCACATCGATGATGAAGTTGAGCGCGACCAGCTACTACGTCTTTTGGTCGATATCCAATATGAGCGCAATGATGTGGGCTTTACCCGCGGTACTTTCCGCGTCAATGGTGACATCGTCGATATCATCCCGGCTTATGAAGAACGTGCCGTGCGCATTGAATTCTTTGGCGATGATATTGATGCGCTTTACTACATTCACCCGGTCACCGGCGACATGATCGAGCAGGTCGATGAGCTGCGCATCTTCCCAGCCACGCACTATGTTGCAGGTCCGGAGCGCATGGCCAAAGCTGTGGAAGCCATCAAGGAAGAACTTGCGGAACGCCTCGCGGATTTGGAAAACCGCGGCAAACTGCTCGAAGCGCAACGCCTGCGCATGCGTACCGAATACGACCTAGAGATGATCGAGCAGGTCGGGTTCTGCTCCGGCATTGAGAACTATTCACGCCACATGGATGGCCGTGGCCCGGGTACGGCGCCGGCGACCTTGATGGATTATTTCCCCGAGGACTTCCTCACCATCATCGATGAGTCGCACGTGACCGTGCCGCAGATTGGCGGCATGTTCGAAGGCGATATGTCGCGCAAGCGTAACCTGGTGGAATTCGGCTTCCGCTTGCCGTCGGCCGTGGATAACCGCCCGCTGACCTTCGACGAGTTCGAGCAGCGCGTCGGCCAAACGGTTTATCTGTCCGCGACCCCGGGCAATTACGAAGTCGCTGCTGCTGGTGGCGAATACGTCGAGCAGGTTATTCGCCCGACCGGTCTAGTGGACCCGAAGGTCACCGTTAAACCGACCCAAGGCCAAATCGATGACCTTATCGACGAAGTCCGCGAGCGCACCAAGAAGGATGAGCGCGTCCTGGTCACCACCTTGACCAAGCGCATGGCCGAGGACTTAACGGACTATCTTCTCGAGCACGGCATCCGCGTGCGCTATTTGCACTCAGATATTGACACCTTGCAGCGCATCGAGTTGCTACGCCAGCTGCGTCTGGGCGAATACGACGTGCTCGTCGGCATTAACTTGCTGCGTGAGGGCCTCGACCTGCCCGAAGTCTCGCTCGTGGCCATCTTGGATGCCGATAAGGAAGGTTTCCTGCGCTCGACCACCTCACTGATTCAGACCATTGGCCGTGCGGCTCGTAACGTCTCCGGCGAAGTCATCATGTACGCGGACAAAGTCACTGAGTCCATGGAACGCGCGATTGATGAAACCGAGCGGCGCCGCGAGAAGCAGATTGCGTACAACAAGGAGATGGGCATTGACCCACAGCCGCTGCGCAAGAAGATCGCCGATATCTTGGACCAGGTCTATGAAAACGAGGGCACCGGTGACGGTGAATCCGATCCAGCATCGATTGTGGACGCCCCAGATGTTTCGAGCATGGCAGCAGATGAAGTGCAAAAGCTTATCGATGACCTCTCGCAGCAAATGGCCGCCGCCGCCCGTGAGCTAAAATTCGAGCTAGCTGGGCGTTTGCGCGATGAGATCGCTGATTTGAAGAAAGAACGCAGAGGTCTCAAAGAAGCCGGCATTTAA